The following are from one region of the Jatrophihabitans telluris genome:
- the nuoF gene encoding NADH-quinone oxidoreductase subunit NuoF, translating to MPLTPVLTKRFGTNAPWLIENYLALDGYEGMKKAFAMQPDEIIALVKESNLRGRGGAGFPTGMKWQFIPQNDGKPHYVVVNADEGEPGTCRDLPLMMNDPHSMIEGIIIACYAVRANHAFVYIRGEAVHAIRRVTTAVNEAYAKGYLGDDVLGSGQRFDITVHGGAGAYICGEETALLDSLEGKRGQPRLKPPFPATNGLYDAPTVVNNVGTLASVPYIVLGGAAWHKEMGPEGSPGTSIYSLSGRVKNPGQYEAPMGTTLRELLDLAGGMSRGKALKFWTPGGSSTPIFTDEHLDVPLDFDAVAKAGSMNGTSAVMIFDEDDSIVQAVLKWTEFYEHESCGKCTPCREGNYWTAQILERIWHGEGTREDLDTLLDICDNILGRSFCALGDGATSSISSSLKYFRAEYEQLINQHTAAPALTGATA from the coding sequence ATGCCGCTGACCCCGGTACTGACCAAGCGCTTTGGTACCAACGCGCCATGGCTGATCGAGAACTACCTCGCCCTCGACGGCTACGAAGGCATGAAGAAGGCCTTTGCGATGCAGCCCGATGAGATCATCGCGCTGGTCAAGGAGTCGAACCTGCGCGGCCGTGGCGGTGCGGGTTTCCCGACCGGCATGAAGTGGCAGTTCATCCCGCAGAACGACGGCAAGCCTCATTACGTCGTTGTCAACGCCGACGAGGGCGAACCCGGCACCTGCCGGGATCTGCCGCTGATGATGAACGATCCGCATTCGATGATCGAAGGCATCATCATCGCCTGCTACGCGGTGCGTGCCAATCACGCGTTCGTCTACATCCGAGGCGAGGCGGTGCACGCGATCCGCCGGGTAACCACCGCCGTCAACGAGGCCTACGCCAAGGGGTACCTCGGCGACGACGTCCTGGGCTCGGGTCAGCGTTTCGACATCACGGTTCACGGTGGCGCCGGTGCGTACATCTGCGGCGAGGAGACGGCCCTGCTCGACTCGCTCGAAGGCAAGCGTGGCCAGCCGCGACTCAAGCCACCGTTCCCGGCGACCAACGGCCTCTACGACGCACCCACTGTGGTCAACAACGTCGGCACCCTGGCCAGCGTCCCGTACATCGTGCTGGGCGGAGCCGCCTGGCACAAGGAGATGGGGCCTGAAGGCTCGCCCGGGACGTCGATCTATTCGCTGTCGGGACGAGTGAAGAACCCCGGGCAGTACGAGGCGCCGATGGGCACCACGCTGCGGGAACTCCTGGACCTGGCCGGAGGGATGAGCCGCGGCAAGGCGTTGAAGTTCTGGACGCCGGGTGGCTCGTCGACCCCGATCTTCACCGACGAGCACCTCGACGTGCCGCTGGACTTCGACGCGGTCGCCAAGGCCGGTTCGATGAACGGCACGTCCGCGGTGATGATCTTCGACGAGGACGACTCGATCGTGCAGGCGGTCCTGAAGTGGACCGAGTTCTACGAGCACGAGTCCTGTGGCAAGTGCACGCCGTGCCGCGAAGGAAATTACTGGACCGCCCAGATCCTCGAACGAATCTGGCACGGCGAGGGCACGCGGGAGGATCTCGACACCTTGCTCGACATCTGTGACAACATCCTGGGCCGTTCGTTCTGCGCGCTCGGCGACGGCGCCACCAGCTCCATCTCGTCCTCGCTGAAGTACTTCAGAGCCGAGTACGAACAGTTGATCAACCAGCACACGGCGGCCCCCGCACTGACCGGAGCGACTGCGTAA
- a CDS encoding geranylgeranyl reductase family protein encodes MTLTAEQVQRATAVGQAQPGIVPDDQRYDADVIVVGAGPSGSAAAYWLATAGIDVLLLEKTSFPREKVCGDGLTPRGTRALVDMGIDVSQEAGWLHNKGLRVIGGGLRLELDWPELASFPNYGLVRPRADLDHLLVQQAVKAGARLHEQTSVTGPITDRTGRVVGVSAKAGPDKTEHTYRAPVVLACDGVSGRFALALGHQRDDKRPMGVAVRRYYRSPRTHDDYLESWLELWDGPPGADGAKLLPGYGWIFGMGDGSVNVGLGVLNSSAGFQKTNYRNLLTTWLDNTPEEWGFREENALGTTQGAGLPMGFNRTPHYSNGVLLVGDSGGSVNPFNGEGIPYAMESGKMAAEAVVQALARPEGSSREKALHGYPTAMAAEWGAYYRLGGVFVKLIGNPAVMRACTRHGLPHPGLMRFVLKLLANLTDPHDGDVSDRVITALTRITPALR; translated from the coding sequence ATGACGCTCACCGCCGAGCAGGTGCAGCGCGCCACCGCGGTCGGGCAGGCGCAGCCCGGCATCGTTCCTGACGACCAGCGTTACGACGCCGACGTCATCGTCGTCGGCGCGGGGCCGTCCGGTTCCGCGGCGGCATACTGGCTGGCCACCGCCGGCATCGACGTCTTGCTGCTCGAAAAGACCAGCTTCCCGCGGGAGAAGGTGTGCGGCGACGGCCTGACCCCGCGCGGCACCCGTGCCCTCGTTGACATGGGAATCGACGTCAGCCAGGAGGCCGGCTGGCTTCACAACAAGGGTCTGCGCGTCATAGGCGGCGGCCTCCGGCTGGAACTGGACTGGCCAGAGCTCGCCTCTTTCCCGAACTACGGCTTGGTCCGGCCACGGGCGGACCTCGATCACCTGCTCGTCCAGCAGGCGGTCAAGGCGGGCGCCCGTCTGCACGAGCAGACCTCGGTGACCGGTCCGATCACCGACAGGACCGGCCGCGTCGTAGGCGTGAGCGCCAAAGCCGGCCCCGACAAGACCGAGCACACCTACCGTGCCCCGGTGGTGCTTGCCTGCGACGGCGTCTCGGGACGGTTCGCGCTGGCGCTTGGCCACCAGCGAGACGACAAGCGTCCGATGGGCGTCGCGGTCCGCCGCTACTACCGCAGCCCCCGTACCCACGATGACTACCTCGAGTCCTGGCTCGAACTCTGGGACGGCCCGCCCGGTGCCGACGGTGCCAAACTGCTGCCCGGCTACGGCTGGATCTTCGGCATGGGCGACGGCTCGGTCAACGTCGGTCTGGGCGTCCTCAACTCCTCCGCCGGCTTCCAGAAGACCAACTACCGCAATCTTTTGACGACCTGGCTCGACAACACTCCCGAGGAGTGGGGCTTCAGGGAGGAAAACGCCCTCGGCACGACCCAGGGCGCCGGGCTGCCGATGGGCTTCAACCGAACTCCGCACTACTCCAACGGTGTGTTGCTCGTGGGGGACTCTGGCGGCTCGGTCAACCCGTTCAACGGTGAAGGCATCCCGTACGCAATGGAGTCGGGAAAGATGGCCGCCGAGGCCGTGGTCCAAGCCCTCGCCCGGCCCGAAGGATCCTCCCGTGAGAAGGCGCTGCACGGCTATCCCACAGCGATGGCAGCCGAGTGGGGTGCCTACTACCGGCTCGGCGGAGTGTTCGTGAAGCTGATCGGCAACCCGGCCGTGATGCGGGCGTGCACCCGCCACGGACTTCCACACCCCGGGCTGATGCGCTTCGTCCTGAAGCTGCTGGCCAATCTGACCGATCCGCACGACGGAGACGTCTCCGATCGCGTCATCACCGCCCTCACCCGGATCACCCCGGCGCTCAGATGA
- a CDS encoding HNH endonuclease signature motif containing protein, with amino-acid sequence MRVIDEQTAPAAVGVSACRGVGDVVRPGTGRSAREGVGSGTNAERASEGSAAVSYLAEAVSGWLGWAASAGLSGLSTQALLSELRAMETTRRRLEAIDVALVAELDNRAVASTVAARSTADLLSSMLHVSRAEARRRASAAGALGPRADVIGDALPPVVPELASALAAGEVSAEHVRVVLATLEKVPAELGAFVFEQAATTLTNAARSTNPRELGLTAQRLLDTVDSDGTVSRDAIVDRRRAVSLTPVSDGSWRLRGELTAGCGQLLWAFLDSRSAPRPSDESGRDERSAAQRMHDALDDAAGILARHRGPAESGAPATVLITASRDSLRSPGGVAIVEAGSGQPMPVASACHLADEAELAVVVSDARGAILNFGRARRIASRSQTLALITRDKGCTFPGCDAPPSWTQRHHIRAWRDGGTTDLNNLTLVCHYHHREFGPRGWTCRMIDGLPAWVPPRSIDPLRLPRFNRRVSAHPRC; translated from the coding sequence GTGAGAGTGATCGACGAGCAAACCGCCCCTGCAGCAGTAGGCGTTTCCGCCTGCCGTGGGGTCGGCGATGTAGTCCGCCCGGGAACGGGCCGTTCCGCGCGGGAGGGCGTTGGCAGTGGAACGAACGCCGAGCGGGCCTCCGAGGGCAGTGCCGCGGTCTCGTACCTGGCTGAGGCGGTCTCAGGGTGGCTGGGGTGGGCGGCTTCGGCAGGCCTGTCGGGCTTGTCGACGCAAGCCCTGCTTTCCGAGCTACGGGCGATGGAAACGACCCGCCGCAGGCTTGAGGCCATCGACGTTGCCCTCGTAGCCGAGCTCGACAACCGAGCCGTTGCCTCGACGGTCGCGGCCAGGTCGACCGCGGATTTGCTTTCGAGCATGCTGCACGTATCCCGCGCGGAGGCACGACGGCGGGCCTCGGCAGCAGGGGCTCTGGGCCCGCGGGCCGATGTCATCGGCGATGCCCTGCCGCCGGTGGTACCCGAGTTGGCTTCCGCTCTGGCAGCGGGCGAAGTCTCTGCAGAACATGTTCGCGTCGTCCTGGCAACGTTGGAGAAGGTGCCCGCCGAGCTGGGCGCATTTGTCTTCGAGCAGGCAGCAACGACCCTGACCAATGCCGCCAGATCCACGAACCCACGCGAACTGGGGCTCACCGCACAACGGCTGCTGGACACGGTGGACTCGGACGGCACCGTATCGCGTGACGCGATCGTCGACCGGCGGCGGGCGGTCTCGTTGACACCGGTGTCCGACGGATCCTGGCGGTTACGAGGCGAGCTCACGGCGGGATGCGGGCAGTTGCTCTGGGCATTTCTCGACTCGCGTTCTGCGCCACGCCCGTCCGATGAGTCGGGCCGCGATGAACGCTCGGCAGCTCAACGCATGCACGATGCTCTCGACGATGCGGCCGGCATCCTCGCGCGTCACCGTGGTCCGGCCGAATCTGGTGCGCCGGCGACGGTCCTGATCACCGCCAGCCGCGACAGCTTGCGATCGCCCGGTGGTGTTGCCATCGTCGAGGCGGGCAGCGGTCAGCCGATGCCCGTCGCGAGCGCATGCCACCTGGCCGACGAGGCGGAGCTGGCGGTCGTGGTGTCCGACGCGAGAGGTGCGATCCTCAACTTCGGCCGAGCCCGACGCATCGCCTCACGTTCCCAGACCTTGGCTCTGATCACGCGTGACAAGGGCTGCACCTTCCCGGGCTGCGATGCGCCGCCCTCATGGACGCAACGGCACCACATCCGCGCGTGGCGGGACGGCGGAACCACCGACCTCAATAACCTCACCCTTGTCTGTCACTACCACCACCGAGAATTCGGCCCTCGGGGGTGGACGTGCCGCATGATCGACGGGCTACCCGCCTGGGTGCCGCCACGTTCCATCGATCCGCTTCGGCTTCCGCGCTTCAACCGTCGCGTCTCTGCACATCCTCGGTGCTGA
- a CDS encoding NADH-quinone oxidoreductase subunit A: MLSQYLPIVFLFALAFGFSVFSVIIATITGPKRYNKAKLSFYECGIEPAPMSSGPNRFPIKYFLTAMLFIVFDIEIIFLYPYAVTNKELGLFGLVEIFLFIVTVFVAYAYVWRRGGLDWD; the protein is encoded by the coding sequence ATGCTTTCGCAGTACCTGCCGATCGTGTTCCTCTTCGCGCTGGCCTTCGGGTTTTCCGTGTTCTCGGTCATCATCGCCACGATCACCGGCCCCAAGCGATACAACAAGGCCAAGCTGTCCTTCTACGAGTGCGGCATTGAGCCCGCGCCGATGAGTTCCGGGCCCAACCGGTTCCCGATCAAGTACTTCCTGACGGCGATGCTGTTCATCGTCTTCGACATCGAGATCATCTTCCTGTACCCGTATGCGGTCACCAACAAGGAACTCGGCCTGTTCGGGCTCGTGGAGATCTTCTTGTTCATCGTCACCGTCTTCGTCGCCTACGCCTACGTCTGGCGGCGCGGCGGCCTGGACTGGGACTGA
- a CDS encoding NADH-quinone oxidoreductase subunit C, with the protein MEDRETELARLEGALPVSQERPGMFGVTGSGDTSGFSGLQRQPWVELPAQRPYGSYFDELVDNLAAAYPALGEATEKVVVDRGELTLHIKREHLIGVLTELRNNPALRFELLSAVSGVDYLAREGADGARLHSVYHLTSMTYRRRVRVEVAVTVADPHVPSATGLYPTADWQERETWDMFGIIYDGHPALTRILMPDDWDGHPQRKDYALGGVEVEYKGASIPPPDERRVYR; encoded by the coding sequence ATCGAAGACCGCGAGACCGAGCTCGCCAGGCTCGAAGGCGCGTTGCCGGTCAGCCAGGAACGTCCGGGAATGTTCGGAGTCACCGGCTCCGGCGATACCTCTGGATTCTCCGGCCTGCAGCGGCAGCCCTGGGTCGAGTTGCCCGCGCAACGCCCGTACGGAAGTTACTTCGACGAGCTCGTCGACAACCTGGCCGCCGCTTACCCGGCGCTGGGCGAGGCCACCGAGAAAGTCGTGGTCGACCGCGGCGAACTGACCCTGCACATCAAGCGCGAGCACCTCATCGGGGTGCTGACCGAGCTGCGCAACAACCCGGCGCTGCGGTTCGAGCTGCTCTCAGCGGTCTCGGGGGTGGACTACCTCGCCCGTGAGGGTGCCGACGGCGCTCGGCTGCACTCGGTCTACCACCTGACCTCGATGACCTACCGCCGGCGCGTCCGCGTCGAGGTTGCGGTCACCGTGGCCGATCCGCACGTTCCCTCCGCCACCGGCCTCTACCCGACGGCGGACTGGCAGGAGCGCGAGACCTGGGACATGTTCGGGATCATCTACGACGGTCACCCCGCGCTGACCCGGATCCTGATGCCTGACGACTGGGACGGCCACCCCCAGCGCAAGGACTACGCCCTCGGCGGTGTCGAGGTCGAATACAAGGGCGCGAGCATCCCGCCCCCCGACGAGAGGCGGGTGTACCGGTGA
- a CDS encoding glycoside hydrolase family 3 N-terminal domain-containing protein yields the protein MSDHTITRRSALIGAGTAGVLGTVAASGLLPASADAVGVAPSAAATAGHPVSRPGADDQRVNALLRKMTLAEKIGQLQLLNTEDLAKTALAGSMPPGGVFSVVGAAKLNALQKLAVENTRLGIPLIFGLDVIHGYTTNFPIPLAQASSFDPGVAVTDAEISAAEARASGITWTYSPMMDVTHEPRWGRIAEGNGEDPYLTSTLAAAKVGGYQGNDYSQANRLAACAKHYVAYGGTEGGRDYNTVDVSIQELHNHYLPPFKAAVEAGVATVMTSFNTVAGVPAHANVYTVREILKNTYGFDGFVVSDYTGIQELIMHGVAGNGADAAALGINAGVDMEMVSTNYVDYARQLLAAGRITQAQINDAVRRILRVKFALGLFEHPYVDEAHEVTAVSAAARAAARTAATRSMVLLKNDGALLPLTGTHKTGRIAVIGPLGNATYDLNGTWTGLGTGSSTTPPVTVVDGIKAAAPSATVTYTAGCGIDSTDTSGFAAARTAAAQADVVILAVGESAAESGEASARSLIGLPGVQEQLVAAVAGAGTPIVAVLFNGRPLTLQPVVDVAGAILEAWAPGVEAGNAVADLLFGKVNPGGKLPVSFPRAVGQIPIYYNHLNTGRPADPLNKYTSKYLDLPSGPLFEFGFGLSYSTFEVSGFALSSTRMNRRHGSIRVTASVRNTSDVAGDEVVQLYIHDPVASIAQPVRRLRGYRRVSLDPQQSTTVSFTLTPADVGFYDNQARFVVEPGQIEVYLGTTSSAPDKATFTVV from the coding sequence ATGTCTGATCACACGATCACCCGTCGATCCGCCTTGATCGGAGCCGGTACCGCCGGGGTGTTAGGGACAGTCGCTGCCAGCGGCTTACTGCCGGCGAGCGCGGATGCAGTGGGCGTCGCGCCGTCCGCCGCCGCGACAGCCGGTCATCCGGTATCTCGACCGGGCGCCGACGACCAGCGTGTGAACGCGCTGCTGAGGAAGATGACGCTGGCGGAGAAGATCGGGCAGCTGCAACTGCTCAACACCGAGGATCTGGCCAAGACCGCACTGGCCGGATCGATGCCACCCGGCGGTGTCTTCTCGGTCGTCGGCGCGGCCAAGCTCAACGCGCTGCAGAAGCTTGCCGTCGAGAACACTCGTCTGGGAATTCCCCTGATCTTCGGGCTCGATGTGATCCACGGCTACACCACGAACTTCCCGATCCCGCTGGCGCAGGCTTCCAGCTTCGACCCGGGCGTGGCTGTCACCGATGCCGAGATCTCCGCTGCCGAGGCACGCGCTAGCGGCATCACCTGGACGTACTCGCCGATGATGGATGTGACGCACGAACCGCGCTGGGGCCGGATCGCTGAAGGCAACGGCGAGGATCCCTATCTCACCAGCACCTTGGCCGCCGCGAAGGTAGGCGGCTATCAGGGCAACGACTACTCCCAGGCCAACCGGCTGGCCGCGTGCGCCAAGCACTACGTCGCCTATGGAGGGACCGAGGGCGGACGGGACTACAACACCGTCGACGTCTCGATCCAGGAGTTGCACAACCACTACCTGCCACCGTTCAAGGCGGCGGTCGAGGCCGGTGTCGCTACCGTCATGACCTCGTTCAACACGGTGGCCGGAGTTCCCGCGCACGCCAATGTCTACACGGTGCGCGAGATCCTGAAGAACACCTACGGCTTCGACGGATTCGTGGTTTCGGACTACACCGGAATCCAGGAACTGATCATGCACGGCGTTGCTGGTAACGGTGCCGACGCCGCGGCGCTGGGAATCAACGCCGGGGTCGACATGGAGATGGTGTCGACCAACTACGTCGACTACGCAAGACAATTGCTCGCCGCGGGCCGGATCACGCAGGCCCAGATCAACGACGCGGTGCGGCGCATCCTGCGGGTCAAATTCGCGCTCGGCTTGTTCGAGCACCCGTACGTGGACGAGGCACACGAGGTGACCGCGGTGTCGGCGGCCGCGCGCGCTGCCGCCCGCACGGCGGCGACCCGTTCGATGGTGCTGCTGAAGAACGACGGTGCCCTGTTGCCGCTGACCGGTACGCACAAGACCGGTCGCATCGCGGTGATCGGGCCGCTGGGCAACGCGACCTACGACCTCAACGGGACCTGGACAGGCCTGGGTACCGGCTCATCGACAACTCCTCCGGTCACCGTCGTCGACGGGATCAAGGCAGCCGCGCCCTCGGCCACCGTGACCTACACCGCCGGCTGTGGCATCGATTCGACGGACACCTCGGGTTTCGCCGCCGCCCGGACCGCGGCGGCCCAAGCCGATGTCGTGATCCTTGCCGTCGGGGAAAGCGCGGCCGAGAGCGGTGAGGCTTCTGCCCGCAGCCTCATCGGCCTGCCCGGCGTGCAGGAGCAACTCGTCGCCGCCGTCGCCGGAGCCGGCACCCCCATCGTGGCCGTGCTGTTCAACGGCCGTCCACTGACGCTGCAGCCGGTGGTCGACGTGGCCGGGGCCATTCTCGAGGCGTGGGCACCCGGGGTGGAAGCGGGTAACGCGGTCGCGGACCTGTTGTTCGGCAAGGTCAATCCGGGCGGAAAGTTGCCGGTGTCGTTCCCGAGGGCGGTCGGTCAGATACCGATCTACTACAACCACCTCAACACCGGACGTCCGGCCGATCCGCTGAACAAGTACACCTCGAAGTACCTCGATCTGCCCAGCGGACCACTGTTCGAATTCGGTTTCGGCCTGTCCTACAGCACTTTCGAGGTGAGTGGCTTCGCGCTCTCCTCGACCAGGATGAACCGCAGGCACGGCTCGATCAGGGTCACCGCATCGGTGCGCAACACCTCCGACGTCGCCGGGGACGAGGTCGTCCAGCTCTACATCCACGATCCCGTGGCCAGCATCGCGCAACCGGTTCGCCGCCTCCGCGGGTACCGACGAGTGAGTCTGGATCCCCAGCAGAGCACCACGGTGTCGTTCACCCTCACGCCTGCCGACGTGGGCTTCTACGACAACCAGGCTCGGTTCGTGGTCGAGCCCGGTCAGATCGAGGTCTATCTGGGGACGACGTCCTCTGCCCCGGACAAGGCCACGTTCACTGTCGTCTGA
- a CDS encoding NADH-quinone oxidoreductase subunit D: MSTDYSTSRQTTEGRVYNVSGGGDWDSVFGSDPLREERLVVNMGPQHPSTHGVLRLVLELEGETVTDARLVVGYLHTGIEKTTEFRTWTQGTTLVTRCDYLAPIFNETAYCMAIEKLLAVQVPARAELIRVLMMEINRISSHWVWLATGGMELGALTAMTNGFRARERCLDIMELVTGLRMNHAYVRPGGVAQDLPDNAIPKIRQWIKETDQEITGVDKLLRGQPIWINRLKGVGWIGVEGCISLGLTGPMLRAAGLPWDMRKTEPYLGYETYDFDIPTDDGGDCWSRFVVKVAEMRESLRIITQVLERIEQTPGRVMVDDPKIAWPAQLSIGPDGMGTSPAHVNRIMNSSMESLIHHFKLVTEGFRVPPGQAYVAVESPRGELGAHVVSDGGTRPYRVHLREPSFINLQATAALSIGGQVADVIASVASLDPVMGGCDR, translated from the coding sequence GTGAGCACCGACTACTCGACGTCACGCCAGACCACCGAAGGCCGCGTATACAACGTCAGTGGTGGCGGTGACTGGGATTCCGTCTTCGGCAGCGATCCCCTCCGCGAGGAACGTCTCGTGGTCAACATGGGCCCGCAGCACCCGTCCACGCACGGGGTTCTCAGGCTCGTCCTCGAACTCGAAGGCGAAACCGTCACCGACGCGCGACTGGTCGTGGGCTACCTGCACACGGGCATCGAGAAGACGACCGAGTTCCGAACCTGGACCCAGGGGACAACCCTCGTCACGCGGTGCGACTACCTGGCCCCGATTTTCAACGAGACCGCATACTGCATGGCGATCGAGAAGCTGCTGGCCGTCCAGGTTCCCGCCCGCGCCGAGCTGATCCGCGTGCTGATGATGGAGATCAACCGGATCTCCTCCCACTGGGTGTGGCTGGCCACCGGCGGCATGGAGCTCGGTGCGCTGACCGCCATGACCAACGGCTTCCGGGCCCGTGAGCGCTGCCTGGACATCATGGAACTCGTCACCGGCCTGCGGATGAACCACGCCTACGTCAGGCCCGGCGGAGTCGCACAGGATCTGCCGGACAACGCGATCCCGAAGATTCGCCAGTGGATCAAGGAGACGGACCAGGAGATCACCGGGGTCGACAAGCTGCTGCGCGGCCAGCCGATCTGGATCAACCGGCTCAAGGGCGTGGGCTGGATCGGCGTGGAAGGCTGCATCTCGCTCGGACTGACAGGTCCGATGCTGCGTGCCGCCGGCCTGCCCTGGGACATGCGCAAAACCGAGCCCTACCTCGGGTACGAGACCTACGACTTCGACATCCCCACCGACGACGGCGGTGACTGCTGGAGCCGCTTCGTGGTCAAGGTTGCCGAGATGCGCGAGAGCCTGCGGATCATCACCCAGGTTCTCGAGCGCATCGAGCAGACACCGGGACGCGTCATGGTCGACGACCCGAAGATCGCCTGGCCGGCTCAGCTGTCCATCGGTCCTGACGGCATGGGCACCTCGCCCGCGCACGTCAACCGGATCATGAACTCGTCGATGGAATCGCTGATCCACCACTTCAAGCTGGTCACCGAGGGCTTCCGGGTGCCTCCCGGCCAGGCCTACGTCGCGGTCGAGAGCCCGCGGGGAGAACTCGGTGCGCACGTGGTGTCCGATGGCGGCACCCGGCCCTACCGCGTCCACCTGCGCGAGCCGTCATTCATCAACCTGCAGGCAACGGCGGCGCTCTCGATCGGTGGCCAGGTCGCCGACGTCATCGCCTCGGTCGCCTCACTCGACCCCGTGATGGGTGGCTGCGACCGATGA
- the nuoE gene encoding NADH-quinone oxidoreductase subunit NuoE, with protein MANTRLSLIDIERPGNPDVFAAGVRADAAAIIARYPAGQSRSALLPMLHLVQSEQGYVSADGIAFCADVLDITKAQVAAVATFYTMYKRKPTGEYLVSVCTNTLCGMLGGDEIYKTLSELLGVGMNETAGEPGSTGSITLEHAECLAACDFAPVVTVNYEFFDNQSAESAVDLVTDLQGGRRPLPTRGASLCSFKEISRQIAGFVDTRPDALNAPAAGPQTLVGVKLAADTGQSAPAFPHGDQSASAASRHADTTESADGAKAAEHSAADNTGASQPTSAHDAPLETAQSDKDNSAAPQGNAGSSGGADGAGQGELFGKGE; from the coding sequence ATGGCTAACACTCGTCTGAGCCTGATCGACATCGAACGTCCGGGGAATCCGGACGTCTTCGCTGCCGGCGTCCGTGCCGACGCAGCGGCGATCATCGCCCGCTATCCGGCCGGCCAGTCCCGCTCGGCGCTACTGCCGATGCTGCACCTCGTGCAGTCCGAGCAGGGCTACGTCTCCGCGGACGGGATCGCCTTCTGTGCCGACGTCCTCGACATCACCAAGGCCCAGGTCGCCGCGGTCGCGACGTTTTACACGATGTACAAGCGCAAGCCGACCGGTGAGTACCTGGTCAGTGTCTGCACCAACACCCTGTGCGGCATGCTCGGCGGGGACGAGATCTACAAGACCCTGTCCGAACTGCTCGGCGTCGGCATGAACGAAACGGCCGGCGAGCCCGGATCAACTGGTTCGATCACCCTGGAGCACGCGGAGTGCCTCGCCGCCTGTGACTTCGCGCCGGTCGTGACCGTCAACTACGAGTTCTTCGACAATCAGAGCGCCGAATCGGCGGTGGACCTGGTGACGGACCTGCAGGGCGGCCGGCGACCGCTGCCGACCCGGGGCGCGTCGTTGTGCTCGTTCAAGGAGATCTCTCGCCAGATCGCCGGTTTCGTCGATACCCGTCCCGATGCGTTGAACGCGCCCGCGGCCGGTCCGCAGACGCTGGTGGGTGTGAAGCTCGCGGCGGACACCGGCCAGTCCGCGCCGGCCTTTCCGCACGGGGACCAGTCGGCCTCGGCGGCCAGCCGGCACGCCGACACCACCGAATCAGCCGACGGCGCCAAGGCTGCCGAGCACAGCGCAGCCGACAACACGGGGGCCTCGCAGCCCACGAGCGCGCACGACGCCCCGTTGGAAACAGCTCAGAGTGACAAGGACAATTCCGCCGCGCCGCAGGGCAACGCCGGTTCCTCCGGCGGCGCCGACGGAGCCGGCCAGGGCGAGCTTTTCGGGAAGGGTGAGTAA
- a CDS encoding NuoB/complex I 20 kDa subunit family protein, whose translation MGLEEKLPDGILLASIETLVNWTRKSSLWPVTFGLACCAIEMMTFGAPRFDSARFGMEVFRPSPRQSDLMIVAGRVSQKMAPVVRQIYDQMAEPRWVIAMGVCASSGGMFNNYAIVQGVDHIVPVDMYLPGCPPRPEMLIDAILKLHHKIMNEPLGPKRAEKKAGQKVELVPSSQKYGKKFHTLEEV comes from the coding sequence ATGGGTTTGGAAGAGAAACTGCCGGACGGCATCCTGCTGGCCAGTATCGAAACGCTGGTCAACTGGACGCGCAAGTCCTCCCTCTGGCCGGTCACCTTCGGGTTGGCCTGCTGTGCGATCGAGATGATGACCTTCGGTGCGCCCCGCTTCGACTCTGCTCGCTTCGGCATGGAGGTCTTCCGGCCCTCGCCGCGCCAGTCCGACCTGATGATCGTGGCCGGCCGCGTCAGCCAGAAGATGGCACCGGTCGTCCGTCAGATCTATGACCAGATGGCCGAGCCTCGCTGGGTCATCGCGATGGGCGTGTGCGCATCGTCCGGTGGCATGTTCAACAACTACGCGATCGTTCAGGGCGTCGACCACATCGTGCCCGTCGACATGTACCTGCCCGGCTGCCCGCCGCGGCCCGAGATGCTGATCGACGCCATCCTCAAGCTGCACCACAAGATCATGAACGAACCTCTGGGCCCCAAGCGGGCGGAGAAGAAGGCCGGCCAGAAGGTCGAGCTGGTGCCCTCGAGCCAGAAGTACGGCAAGAAGTTCCACACCTTGGAAGAGGTGTAG